AGCCGCGGCGGGGATGAGGGGTCTTCGTCTTCAGCAATGCCGTGTTCGTGCGCGATGACGGCGATCCCGTGTGACCGCCGCGCAGCGCCTCTCATCCGGCGTTACGCGCCACCTTCTCCCCGCGAAGACGGGGGAGAAGGGAAGATATGCCGTGGCCGTCTGGTCGAGGCGACCGCCGCCCCGCTCAACCCCACGGACCGCGCGGACGCGGCGGCGGAGTGGCGCCCCACGGGCTAGCCGCCGCGGCGGACGGATACCGGCCGCGGCCCACCGGCGGCATGGCGGCGGCCATCGCGTGCAGCCGCGCGATGCGCTCGGCCATCGCGGGATGGGTCGAGAACAGGCTGGCGAGGCCCTCGCCCGACAGCGGATTGACGATGAACATGTGCGCCGTCGCCGGATTGCGCTCGGCCGGATAGTTCGGCACGCCGCCGCGGGCGATCGTCTCGAGCTTGCCCAGCGCCGAGGCCAGCCACAGCGGGTTGCCGCAGATCTCGGCGCCGCCGCGGTCGGCCTCGTACTCGCGCGAGCGGCTGATCGCCATCTGCACGAGGCTGGCGGCGATCGGCGCCAGGATCATCATCGCCATGCCGACGATCGGGTTCGGCCGGTCCTCGCCGTTGCGGTGGCCGCCGAACATCGACGAGAACGCGAAGATGCTGCCCAGCGCGCCGATCGCGCCGGAGATGGTCGCCGCCACGGTCATGGTCAGCGTGTCCCGGTTCTTCACGTGCGCCAGTTCGTGCGCCATGACGCCCGCGACCTCCTCGCGGCTCAGTCCGTTCAGCAGGCCGGTGGTCGCGGCGACGGCGCCATGGGCCGGCGAACGGCCGGTGGCGAAGGCGTTGGGCTGGTCGCTGTCGATGATGTAGACGCGCGGCATCGGCATGTCGGCGCGCGCCGCCAGGTCGCGCACGAGGTTGTAGTAGCCCGGCGCGTCGTCCGGTCCGACCTCGCGCGCGCCGTACATGCGCAGCACGATCGAATCGCTGAACCAGTACGACACGAAATTGCCGACCAGCGCGAAGCCGAGCGCCATCAGCATGCCGCCCTGGCCGCCCAGCGCGTAGCCGACGACGAGGAACAGCGCGGTGAGCGCGGCGAGCAGGAGACCGGTGCGCAGATGGTTCATCGAAATCCTCCAGACGCGGGGAAGATGGTCCTTCGCGGCGGCGGATCAAGGCTTGGCGGCGGGCGCCGGCGGGGCCATATCCATCCAATGAGCGACGAGACCTCCGGCGCCAAGCCGTCCGCCCCCGATCCGGAACCGGCCGCCGGCCGCCTCAAGACGCACGTCGTCGCGCCGAAGCCGGCGCCGGCGGCGGCGAAGCCCGCGGCGCCGGCCGCGCCCGCCGCCAAGGTCGAGGAGATCGGCGGCCCGCCCGGCCCCGAGCCGACCCGCTACGGCGACTGGCAATACGGCGGCAAGGTCACCGACTTCTAGAGCGTCCTGATCGACTGGAATAAACCCGTCCTCCCGAGCGCGGCGAGGGATCTTTCCACCGCTGAACAATCCCTCGCCGCGCTCGGGATGACGGCGGAGCGTGCCCGACGGCGCGCATCGAGCGAATCGGGCTGTGCTCCCGACGCCCGCCGCGCCTTCGCCACCGTTCAGACACGCGAATGCCGCCTGCCGAACCGGGGATGGCCCGGACGCGCCGCGCGTACGCATAGGACCGGAGAGGTGCCATGCGTCGTGTCGTGTTCGTGCTGTCGCTGGTCGCGCTCGCGGCCGGTGGAATCGTCACCGCCGGTGCCGATAGCGGACGGTCGCCGCTCAGCGGCCCGATCCCGGGCTTCGTCGAGCGCGTGGTCGACGGCGACACGCTGCGCGTGCGCGCCCGCATCTGGCTGCGCCAGGAGCTGGTGACCGACGTGCGGCTGCGCGGCGTCGACACGCCGGAGCTGCACGGCCGTTGCCCGGAGGAACGACAGCGCGCCCGCGACGCGCGCGATTTCGTGGTCGAGCGCGTCGGGGGCCGCGAGGTGTGGCTGCGCGATCTGTCGGAGGACAAGTACGGCGGCCGCATCGTGGCGCGGCTGTCGACGCGCGACGGCGCCGATCTCGGCGCCGCCTTGCTGGAGCGCGGCCTCGCGCACGTCTACGGCGGCGGCCGCAGGGACGGCTGGTGTCCGAAGTGACGCGGCGGATACAGGTCCTGAGACGGCGGATGATCCGCTGCGCTACCGCTGCCCGTCCCACAGCTTGATCTCGGCGGGCGTGAGGCCGCCGACGCGGGCGTGGGGGCGGCCGCCAATGGCCAGCGCCACGATGTAGACGATCTCGTCGGGACGCGGCCCGTCGGGCACACGGAACTCGATGGCGTCGAAATGGCTGCGCACATAGGCGGCGTTGGCGTGGTGCAGCGGGATGTCGATGGTGGCGCCGGCGGCGGCGACCTTCACCGTGGAGGGCACGATCGCCTTGGCGCCGCCCATCGCCTCGCGGATGCCGTAGCCCGAGGGCTGGTGCCACAGCGCGGCGTGCTCGAGCTCGCCGGCTGTCCCGACGATGGCACCCTTGCCGTAGGACTCGATCTCGGCGCCGCGGGCGCCCAGCGCCGCGATCAGGCGGCGCGTGATGTCGACGGCCAGCGGCTCCAGCGCCTTCATCATCGGCTGGATGTCGGGCTCGTAGGCGCCGGCGTAGGGGTTGCGGATCACCGCGCCGATGGCGCCCTTGCGCACCGGCTCGTCGAGCGGCGCGCCGCCGTCGTGCCACGTCTCCTCGACGGCGGTGACGATCTTGCGGATTTCGACGTCGGCCATGCTGGCGTTCCTCCCCCCGGAGAACAGGCGCGCGATCCTACGACATTTCCCCCGCCGCGTAGCGCGTGAACGCGTCCGCCGCGCGGCGGCCGGCGACCATGTCGGCGAAGGCCTCGCCGAGGCAGGCGGCGAATTTGAAGCCGTGGCCGGAGCAGTTCGACATCGCCCACGCGGCGCGGCCCAGCGGCAGCGAGCGGAACGTCTCATGCCCGTCGCGGATGTCGACGGTGTAGTAGCAGACCTTGCCCTCGGCGATGCGGTAGCGGTCGAGATCGCGCAGCCGGCCCCGCGCCTGCTCGACCACCTCCAGCGTCTCCTCGGCTGACGCGACGCGCGGATCGGCGGCGGGATCGCCGACTCGGCTGAACAGGTGGTCGCCGATCTTCAGCCGGGTGCGGGTGCCATCGGGCCGCGCCACCGGCGGCACGAGGTAGAAGCCGCTATCGGCGCCGACCGACAGCAGCGAAGGATGCTCGGCCCAGCCGCGCGCGAGATCGTCGGGCAGATCGATGTAGGCCACGACCTGGCGCGACGGCTCGACCAGTTTCCCCATCGACGGCGCGATCGCGCCCACCCAAGCGCCGGCCGCCACCAGCACCAGATCGGCCGCGAGGCGTTCGCCGCCCGCCAGCGTCGCCGCGGCGGCGTCCAGGTCGATGTCGACGACGCGCGTGTCGGCGCGCAAGGTCGCGCCGCGCTCGGCCAGCCAGCGCGCCAGCGCCACGACGATGCGGTCGGCCAGCAGAACGCCGCCCTCCGGCGACAGGAACGCCGTCTCGATGCCGGCGGGATCGATCATGGGATAGCGCTCGCCGAGCTGGCGGGCGCTGAACACCTCGACCGGATAGCCCTCGGCGCGCAGCAGCGCGAGCGACTCCGCCTGCCGGTCGTCGCCCCGCGCGCTCAGCGACAGCGAGCCGGTGTCGACGCACAGCTTGACGCCGAGATCGTCCCAGCAGCGGTTCCACGCCGCGTAGGCGTGCGTGATCATCCGCATGTAGCCGGTCTCGGTGCCGTAGGGCCGGCGGATCAGGCGGTGCGAATCGACCGACGTGCCCTGCGGATTCGGAATCGGCCCCTGCTCGACGACCGTGACGCGGTGCCCGTCGCGCAGCAGCGCCCGCGCGGCCGACAGGCCGATGATTCCGGCGCCGATGATGAGGACGTGCATCGTGCCCGCGCCTCCGCCGTCAGTTCCAGCCGGTCGCGAGCCAGCGCGCCCAGTCGTCGCGGCCGTTGGCGGCGGCCTGGCGAGCGGCGGCGTGCCAGTCGTAGTCCAGCTCGACATGCTCGACGCGCCAGCCGTGGCGGCGCTTCTCGATCACGGCGTAGCGGGCGTGCGGCGAGCCGATTTCGACGGCGTGCGGATTCGGTTCGACGTCGGTGTAGGCCTGCAATCCGACGCTGCCGGGATTCACCACGAGCCGCCCGTCCGCCAATCGCAGGCTGCGCGGCACATGGGTGTGGCCGCACAGAATCACCTCGGCGCGGCAGTCGCCGGCGCGCTGGGTGACGGTGTCCAGTGTCGCGCGCCGCGTGGTCGCCCCGTCGACGTCCTCCATGAAGTAGACCAGGTCGCTGCCAGGCGTGCCGTGGCACATGAACACCGCGTCCGACGGCCTCAGCGTCTCCGGCAGCGCGCGCAGCCAGCCGCGCTCGCGGTCGCCCAGCGCGCCACGCGTGAACGCGTCGGTCCTGCCGAGCCTCGCCGCGGGATCGTCGAGCACGTGCCGCTCGTGGTTGCCGCGGATGGTCGGCAGGTCGAGCGGGATCAGGATGCCGGCGGTGCCGACGGGATCGAGCGGCCCCGACAGGATGTCGCCGAGATTGACGGTCGCATCGACGCCGCGTCTGAGGATGTCGTCGAGCACGGCCTCCAGCGCGAGGCGGTTGCCGTGGATGT
The genomic region above belongs to Rhodospirillales bacterium and contains:
- a CDS encoding metallophosphoesterase family protein; this encodes MRIAAISDIHGNRLALEAVLDDILRRGVDATVNLGDILSGPLDPVGTAGILIPLDLPTIRGNHERHVLDDPAARLGRTDAFTRGALGDRERGWLRALPETLRPSDAVFMCHGTPGSDLVYFMEDVDGATTRRATLDTVTQRAGDCRAEVILCGHTHVPRSLRLADGRLVVNPGSVGLQAYTDVEPNPHAVEIGSPHARYAVIEKRRHGWRVEHVELDYDWHAAARQAAANGRDDWARWLATGWN
- a CDS encoding FAD-dependent oxidoreductase, whose protein sequence is MHVLIIGAGIIGLSAARALLRDGHRVTVVEQGPIPNPQGTSVDSHRLIRRPYGTETGYMRMITHAYAAWNRCWDDLGVKLCVDTGSLSLSARGDDRQAESLALLRAEGYPVEVFSARQLGERYPMIDPAGIETAFLSPEGGVLLADRIVVALARWLAERGATLRADTRVVDIDLDAAAATLAGGERLAADLVLVAAGAWVGAIAPSMGKLVEPSRQVVAYIDLPDDLARGWAEHPSLLSVGADSGFYLVPPVARPDGTRTRLKIGDHLFSRVGDPAADPRVASAEETLEVVEQARGRLRDLDRYRIAEGKVCYYTVDIRDGHETFRSLPLGRAAWAMSNCSGHGFKFAACLGEAFADMVAGRRAADAFTRYAAGEMS
- the htpX gene encoding zinc metalloprotease HtpX; the protein is MNHLRTGLLLAALTALFLVVGYALGGQGGMLMALGFALVGNFVSYWFSDSIVLRMYGAREVGPDDAPGYYNLVRDLAARADMPMPRVYIIDSDQPNAFATGRSPAHGAVAATTGLLNGLSREEVAGVMAHELAHVKNRDTLTMTVAATISGAIGALGSIFAFSSMFGGHRNGEDRPNPIVGMAMMILAPIAASLVQMAISRSREYEADRGGAEICGNPLWLASALGKLETIARGGVPNYPAERNPATAHMFIVNPLSGEGLASLFSTHPAMAERIARLHAMAAAMPPVGRGRYPSAAAASPWGATPPPRPRGPWG
- a CDS encoding DUF1674 domain-containing protein, yielding MSDETSGAKPSAPDPEPAAGRLKTHVVAPKPAPAAAKPAAPAAPAAKVEEIGGPPGPEPTRYGDWQYGGKVTDF
- a CDS encoding thermonuclease family protein; this encodes MRRVVFVLSLVALAAGGIVTAGADSGRSPLSGPIPGFVERVVDGDTLRVRARIWLRQELVTDVRLRGVDTPELHGRCPEERQRARDARDFVVERVGGREVWLRDLSEDKYGGRIVARLSTRDGADLGAALLERGLAHVYGGGRRDGWCPK
- a CDS encoding amino acid synthesis family protein; this translates as MADVEIRKIVTAVEETWHDGGAPLDEPVRKGAIGAVIRNPYAGAYEPDIQPMMKALEPLAVDITRRLIAALGARGAEIESYGKGAIVGTAGELEHAALWHQPSGYGIREAMGGAKAIVPSTVKVAAAGATIDIPLHHANAAYVRSHFDAIEFRVPDGPRPDEIVYIVALAIGGRPHARVGGLTPAEIKLWDGQR